The following are encoded together in the Adhaeribacter arboris genome:
- a CDS encoding chemotaxis protein CheB, producing MFTDAHDIVVIGTSAGGMEAICKLLEQLPDEIPASIFIVQHLSIDSSSQHLVKRMAKHTGLQVKIAEHDDIILPHTVYLAPADRHILLTKKRILVVKGPRENQFRPAIDPLFRSAAAYHGSRVIGVILTGMMNDGTVGMEAIKRSGGFTVVQDPHDAEHPDMPRSAIRNVSIDYVVPVREMGTLLYQLSRTPSADSVTVPQDIIDEAQMVERVMTSSTMSSIKNMDALGNRASYSCPECGGGLWELNQGKVTRFRCHSGHAYNEESLLQNMNSALEETLWV from the coding sequence ATGTTTACTGATGCTCATGATATTGTGGTAATAGGAACCTCGGCCGGCGGTATGGAAGCTATTTGTAAACTGCTGGAACAACTGCCGGATGAAATACCGGCTTCTATTTTTATCGTGCAACATTTAAGCATCGACTCTTCTAGCCAGCACCTGGTGAAGCGCATGGCCAAGCATACCGGATTACAGGTAAAAATAGCCGAACACGACGACATAATTCTACCGCATACCGTGTATCTGGCCCCGGCCGATCGCCACATCTTGCTCACGAAAAAGCGCATTTTGGTGGTGAAGGGACCCCGCGAAAACCAATTCCGCCCGGCCATAGATCCTTTATTCCGGTCGGCGGCAGCTTATCACGGGTCGCGGGTAATTGGCGTCATCTTAACAGGTATGATGAACGACGGCACGGTGGGTATGGAAGCAATAAAACGCAGTGGCGGTTTTACCGTAGTACAAGACCCTCACGACGCCGAGCACCCGGACATGCCCCGGAGTGCTATTCGTAATGTAAGCATTGACTACGTGGTTCCTGTACGAGAAATGGGCACTTTGCTTTACCAACTCAGCCGTACCCCTTCAGCTGATAGTGTTACCGTACCGCAGGATATAATTGATGAAGCTCAAATGGTTGAACGGGTAATGACTAGCAGTACCATGAGTAGTATTAAAAATATGGATGCGTTAGGAAATCGTGCCAGTTACAGTTGTCCGGAGTGTGGCGGCGGACTTTGGGAATTAAACCAAGGTAAGGTAACCCGGTTCCGGTGCCACTCCGGTCACGCTTACAACGAAGAAAGTTTGCTGCAGAATATGAATTCGGCCCTGGAAGAAACGTTATGGGTGTAG
- a CDS encoding chemotaxis protein CheB, translating into MSNSEDKNAKDILPADANGKMQDKNPYVIGIGASAGGLQALQTLFEHIPPDSVSYVVVQHLLPDHRSILTEILARESVLKIQDAENGMPVQENQVYIMPPDKKITIRNNVLYLSERPDNTANYGSINTFFKSLAADKGNKAIGIVLSGTGTDGTEGIAAIKKAGGLVLVQDPETAKFDGMPRSAIQSGHVDYILPPELMPDEIFNFVKVAPLTQEITEIVNTQQEDTLNHILNIVHDRTGLDFVNYKRPTIIRRLSRRMAVTHINNLVDYLDYLQLHPEEVETISKEFLIGVTKFFRDEEAFEVIKRKVIPTLVEEKNTTEQLRIWVAGCSTGEEAYSLAILVREYLEKIQKELEVKIFASDIDREALDFGRKGLYSYSSLNDILEERLFKHFVKEEGKFRVGQQIRKMVIFAPHNIVSDPPFSRVDLVSCRNMLIYLNPLLQKKIITKFHYALQEGGYLFLGSSESVGTMKNFVEVNKKWKIFRNVEKSRSPGLENFSSNLSRTDYQVAVPKSTRDLGPKLAFNHHLAEALNETVLEEFGYAAVYVDLNFEVMHGAGDYNKYLTLPDKALTLNLLKMVPPDLALSLGTLLRQALREKEKININKVPVRDKEILRHINLVIKPYLEDKKLLQKFILVLFSEEKPVPLVIENPEKYWYEHQNEGRLTELEMELQHTKDDLQAVVEELETSNEELQSTNEELLSSNEELQSTNEELQSLNEELHTINAEHQYKIKILMELDDDLNNYFRSTNISQIFVDRKLEIRKYTPAATAQINLIESDIGRSIYQISNNLKYSHLIEDIRQAISNFKTTEKEVQDKDNVWYQMRVQPYITQDGKIDGAIIIFMNIHEIKTLHLLQEGILNSSVNFIQALKAVRNKSNRIVDFEWTLINEPAQQFLNRSEANLIGHRYRQEFPNLMPLDLFTQLVQVVETGQLLETEVELAHDDRWYWFYIIAVKLDDGLVLTLNDITERKQAEAQIDRQAEEIRENAEKFRLLSEAIPQLIWLSRPDGSTVWFNQNWLNFTGLSMKESSDWGWTQAIHPEQAADVQAAYLAAVRSGQVFEKEVLIRRHDGAFRWHINNAVPIRNPDGEVTSWVGTATNIHEQKEFIRELEENRHFIRQVAETSPDFIYVFDLVEQKNVYLNQNLAEALGYTLDQVLASKEFVLFKFVHPEDKPQLEEFLSGFSDVATGEIRELLYRVFDAQGKIRWFRDRSTIFKRDESGHTNQIVGIAQDVTAYVTAQQTLKREKEFSENLLDNSIDGIVAFDKDACITAWNTMMEVYNGILKEEVLGKNIFDLFPEYHTNEEGKAVHQALQGQKTVLHDHSYGLRDGAIMKPVRFPFRMKLVR; encoded by the coding sequence ATGAGTAACTCCGAAGATAAAAATGCAAAGGATATTTTACCGGCAGACGCAAACGGTAAAATGCAGGATAAAAACCCGTATGTAATTGGCATTGGGGCCTCGGCCGGGGGATTGCAAGCCTTGCAAACTTTATTTGAGCATATTCCGCCGGATAGTGTATCGTACGTAGTGGTGCAGCATTTATTACCCGATCACCGCAGCATTTTAACCGAAATTCTCGCCCGGGAATCGGTATTAAAAATTCAGGATGCCGAGAATGGCATGCCTGTACAAGAGAACCAGGTATACATTATGCCCCCGGATAAGAAAATTACTATCCGGAACAATGTATTATACTTAAGTGAGCGGCCGGATAACACCGCTAATTACGGGTCTATAAACACTTTTTTTAAATCATTAGCCGCCGATAAGGGAAACAAAGCCATTGGCATTGTATTATCGGGCACCGGTACCGATGGTACCGAAGGCATTGCCGCCATAAAAAAAGCCGGGGGTTTGGTGCTGGTGCAAGACCCGGAAACGGCTAAGTTCGATGGCATGCCCCGCAGTGCCATTCAATCCGGACACGTAGACTATATCTTGCCCCCCGAATTAATGCCCGACGAAATTTTTAATTTCGTAAAAGTAGCGCCCCTTACCCAGGAAATAACCGAAATTGTTAATACCCAGCAGGAAGATACCTTAAACCACATTCTGAATATTGTCCACGACCGTACCGGCTTAGATTTTGTCAATTACAAACGCCCTACCATTATCCGGCGGTTATCGCGCCGCATGGCCGTTACCCACATTAATAATCTTGTTGATTATTTAGACTATTTACAGTTGCACCCCGAAGAAGTAGAAACCATCAGTAAAGAATTTTTAATTGGGGTAACTAAATTTTTTCGCGACGAAGAAGCTTTTGAGGTAATTAAACGCAAGGTAATTCCCACCCTGGTGGAAGAAAAAAACACCACCGAACAACTCCGGATTTGGGTGGCCGGCTGTTCTACCGGCGAAGAAGCTTATTCCCTGGCCATATTGGTGCGCGAATACCTGGAGAAAATACAAAAAGAATTAGAGGTTAAAATTTTTGCTTCGGATATAGACCGCGAAGCTCTGGATTTTGGCCGCAAAGGATTGTATTCGTACAGCAGCTTAAACGACATATTGGAAGAAAGGCTTTTTAAACATTTTGTAAAAGAAGAGGGCAAGTTCCGGGTAGGCCAGCAAATCCGAAAAATGGTCATTTTTGCCCCGCATAACATTGTCAGCGACCCTCCTTTTAGCCGGGTAGATTTGGTGAGTTGCCGCAACATGCTCATTTACCTTAACCCGCTGCTACAGAAAAAAATCATCACCAAGTTTCATTATGCCTTGCAAGAAGGCGGCTACCTGTTTCTGGGTTCCAGCGAAAGTGTGGGCACGATGAAAAACTTTGTGGAAGTAAACAAAAAATGGAAAATATTTCGCAACGTAGAAAAATCGCGTTCTCCGGGCCTCGAAAATTTTTCTTCGAACCTAAGCCGGACGGATTACCAGGTGGCAGTTCCAAAATCTACTCGCGACTTAGGTCCTAAACTCGCCTTTAATCACCACCTAGCCGAAGCCTTGAATGAAACCGTTTTAGAAGAATTTGGGTATGCGGCCGTTTACGTCGATTTAAATTTTGAGGTGATGCACGGTGCCGGCGATTATAACAAATACCTAACCCTACCTGATAAAGCCCTTACCCTGAACCTGCTTAAAATGGTTCCGCCGGATTTAGCGTTAAGTTTAGGTACGCTGCTGCGCCAAGCTTTGCGCGAAAAAGAAAAAATAAATATCAACAAGGTACCCGTTCGCGATAAAGAAATACTACGGCACATTAACCTGGTAATTAAACCGTACCTGGAAGATAAAAAATTATTGCAAAAGTTTATATTAGTATTATTCTCCGAAGAAAAACCGGTTCCTTTAGTTATTGAAAACCCGGAAAAGTATTGGTACGAGCACCAAAACGAAGGCCGCTTAACCGAATTGGAAATGGAGCTGCAGCACACCAAAGACGATTTACAGGCGGTAGTAGAAGAACTCGAAACATCCAACGAAGAGCTGCAAAGCACCAACGAAGAGCTCCTCTCCTCTAACGAAGAATTGCAAAGTACCAACGAAGAACTGCAATCGTTAAACGAAGAATTGCACACGATTAACGCCGAGCATCAGTATAAAATTAAAATATTGATGGAGCTCGACGATGATTTAAACAATTACTTCCGGAGTACGAACATCAGCCAGATTTTTGTGGACCGCAAGCTCGAAATCCGGAAATATACCCCGGCGGCCACCGCCCAGATTAACCTTATTGAAAGCGACATTGGCCGTTCTATTTACCAGATATCCAACAATTTAAAATACAGTCATTTAATTGAAGATATCCGGCAAGCCATTTCTAACTTTAAAACCACTGAAAAAGAAGTTCAGGATAAGGATAACGTTTGGTATCAGATGCGGGTGCAGCCTTATATTACCCAGGATGGTAAAATAGACGGCGCCATTATTATTTTCATGAATATTCATGAAATAAAAACTTTGCATTTGCTGCAAGAGGGCATTCTGAATAGTTCGGTAAATTTTATTCAGGCGTTAAAAGCTGTTAGAAATAAATCTAACCGGATCGTAGACTTTGAATGGACTTTGATTAATGAACCCGCTCAGCAATTCTTAAATCGCTCCGAAGCCAATTTAATTGGCCACCGGTACCGGCAGGAATTTCCAAATTTAATGCCGCTTGATTTGTTCACGCAACTGGTGCAAGTAGTAGAAACCGGACAATTGCTGGAGACCGAAGTAGAGCTGGCCCACGACGATAGATGGTATTGGTTTTATATAATAGCCGTAAAATTAGACGATGGGCTGGTATTAACCTTAAACGACATTACCGAACGGAAACAAGCCGAAGCACAGATTGACCGCCAAGCCGAAGAAATTCGGGAAAATGCCGAAAAATTCCGGCTCCTCTCCGAAGCTATACCGCAACTTATCTGGCTCAGCCGGCCGGATGGTTCTACGGTTTGGTTTAATCAAAACTGGTTAAATTTTACGGGTCTTTCCATGAAGGAATCAAGCGATTGGGGCTGGACCCAGGCCATTCACCCGGAACAAGCCGCTGACGTGCAGGCAGCGTATTTGGCGGCGGTTCGCTCGGGCCAGGTTTTTGAAAAAGAAGTACTTATCCGGCGGCACGACGGAGCTTTCCGGTGGCATATCAACAATGCCGTTCCCATCCGTAACCCCGACGGCGAAGTTACTTCTTGGGTAGGCACCGCCACAAATATTCACGAGCAAAAAGAATTTATCCGGGAATTAGAAGAAAACCGGCATTTTATCCGGCAAGTGGCCGAAACTTCGCCCGATTTTATTTACGTGTTCGACCTGGTCGAGCAGAAAAACGTGTATTTAAACCAAAACCTCGCCGAAGCGCTGGGTTATACCCTGGACCAGGTTCTGGCCAGCAAAGAATTTGTTTTATTTAAATTTGTTCACCCGGAAGATAAACCCCAGTTAGAAGAATTTTTATCTGGTTTTTCGGATGTAGCAACCGGAGAAATCCGGGAACTTTTGTACCGCGTTTTCGATGCGCAGGGCAAGATCCGGTGGTTCCGCGATCGTTCCACTATTTTTAAACGCGACGAAAGCGGCCACACGAACCAAATTGTGGGTATTGCCCAGGATGTTACCGCCTACGTTACCGCCCAACAAACCTTAAAACGCGAAAAAGAATTTTCCGAAAACCTGCTCGATAACAGCATCGATGGTATTGTGGCCTTTGATAAAGATGCCTGCATTACCGCCTGGAACACCATGATGGAAGTGTATAATGGCATTTTAAAAGAAGAAGTACTGGGTAAAAATATATTTGATTTATTTCCGGAATACCATACCAACGAGGAAGGAAAAGCCGTGCATCAGGCGCTCCAAGGACAGAAAACGGTATTACACGATCATTCGTACGGTTTACGCGATGGCGCTATTATGAAACCAGTACGATTCCCCTTCAGAATGAAGCTGGTGAGGTAA
- a CDS encoding sensor histidine kinase: protein MPLQNEAGEVIGGLSIVHDITERKRMEDERINSKLTQQKAILNAILDTQEAERKRISEALHNGLGQLLYATKLQLGDMHPEKPLEKELQTSIDNLLNEAIKETRQLSFELMPSILRDFGLEAAIEEICKRVSSSKIQLQCEVLGLKDRLDEILETAIFRICQELLNNIIKHSQATEASIQLLNQKTKIVLRVEDNGIGFDPEKLDRTGLGLSSIRNRLQLIDGTLDIESEPGQGSLFTIKINKNKLK, encoded by the coding sequence ATTCCCCTTCAGAATGAAGCTGGTGAGGTAATTGGCGGCTTGAGCATTGTGCATGATATTACCGAACGCAAGCGCATGGAAGATGAACGCATTAACTCGAAATTAACGCAACAAAAAGCCATCTTAAATGCCATATTAGATACCCAGGAAGCAGAACGCAAACGCATCTCCGAAGCCTTGCACAACGGCCTGGGCCAATTGCTTTACGCCACTAAGTTACAACTCGGCGACATGCACCCGGAAAAACCGCTGGAGAAAGAACTGCAAACCAGCATTGATAACTTATTAAACGAAGCGATAAAAGAAACCCGCCAGCTTTCTTTTGAATTAATGCCTTCTATCCTGCGGGATTTTGGGCTGGAAGCCGCCATTGAAGAAATCTGTAAACGGGTATCGTCGTCTAAAATTCAGCTGCAGTGCGAAGTACTCGGTTTAAAAGACCGGCTCGATGAAATACTGGAAACGGCCATTTTCCGGATTTGCCAGGAATTGCTGAATAACATAATCAAACATTCGCAAGCCACCGAGGCCAGCATACAGCTCTTAAATCAAAAAACGAAAATTGTGTTACGCGTAGAAGACAACGGTATTGGTTTTGACCCGGAAAAATTAGATCGCACCGGCCTGGGCCTGAGCAGTATCCGCAACCGGCTCCAACTCATCGACGGCACCCTCGACATTGAATCCGAACCCGGCCAAGGTAGTTTGTTTACGATTAAGATTAATAAGAATAAGCTGAAGTAA
- a CDS encoding MFS transporter yields MKLDRLAVNIIFLINGFIYANWIARLPRIQELYQLNNKSLGLVLLFVSVGAISSMPFTGWLIHKKSSRFITLLGAIIFCVLVPPIPLLPEVWQVRILFYFLGVSAGLLDVSMNAQAVLVEQKYQKPIMSSFHALFSVGMMIGAGCGALFAKFSVGLFAHFLSVVLISLLLVGWASQHLIRDTPQAQAGEEGSGFRLPTKAILNIGIIAFCGMTGEGAMSDWSSNYMENIARSSQALAPMALAAFSLAMTIGRLLGDRARAMLGDRRLLIYSGSIAFLGLALSLAFPVAWLVIAGFFIVGLGLATVVPIAYSTAGNAPGLPPGVGLSMVTTVGYSGFLFGPPIIGFLADWQTLRLALLFVALLFALMTVLGFRSKI; encoded by the coding sequence ATGAAATTAGATCGGCTGGCCGTTAATATTATTTTTCTGATAAACGGCTTTATTTACGCGAATTGGATTGCCCGTTTACCGCGTATTCAGGAACTCTACCAATTAAATAATAAATCTTTGGGGCTGGTATTGCTCTTCGTCTCGGTGGGAGCTATTAGTTCTATGCCCTTTACCGGTTGGTTAATTCATAAAAAAAGCAGCCGTTTTATTACCTTACTCGGAGCCATTATTTTTTGTGTGTTGGTGCCGCCTATTCCTTTGCTGCCGGAAGTGTGGCAGGTAAGAATTTTATTTTATTTTCTGGGCGTGTCGGCGGGTTTGCTGGATGTTTCGATGAATGCGCAGGCGGTGTTGGTGGAGCAAAAATACCAAAAGCCCATTATGTCGTCGTTTCATGCTTTGTTTAGCGTGGGTATGATGATAGGGGCCGGCTGCGGGGCTTTGTTCGCCAAGTTCAGTGTGGGCTTGTTCGCGCATTTTTTAAGCGTAGTACTGATTAGTCTTTTACTCGTTGGCTGGGCTTCTCAGCATTTAATTCGGGATACGCCGCAGGCGCAGGCCGGAGAAGAAGGGAGTGGGTTTCGCTTACCAACCAAAGCTATTCTAAACATTGGTATTATTGCTTTTTGCGGCATGACCGGGGAAGGGGCCATGTCGGACTGGAGCTCGAACTACATGGAAAATATTGCCCGTTCTTCCCAAGCCTTAGCCCCTATGGCTTTAGCCGCATTTTCGCTGGCCATGACCATTGGCCGCTTGTTGGGCGACCGGGCCCGCGCGATGTTGGGCGACCGGCGTTTGTTAATTTACAGTGGGAGTATCGCTTTTCTGGGTTTAGCTTTGTCTTTGGCTTTTCCCGTTGCCTGGCTGGTAATTGCCGGGTTTTTTATTGTGGGTTTAGGTTTGGCCACGGTAGTTCCTATTGCTTACAGTACCGCCGGTAATGCGCCCGGTTTGCCACCCGGAGTGGGTTTATCCATGGTTACCACCGTTGGGTACTCCGGTTTTTTGTTCGGGCCGCCCATTATTGGTTTTCTCGCGGATTGGCAGACGTTGCGACTAGCGCTGCTTTTTGTGGCTTTATTATTTGCTTTAATGACGGTTTTGGGGTTTAGAAGTAAGATTTAA
- a CDS encoding thymidylate synthase encodes MRQYLDLIDHIIQKGTRKDDRTGTGTLSVFGYQMRFDLAEGFPLVTTKKVHLKSIIHELLWFLKGETNIKYLKDNGVSIWDEWADENGNLGPVYGSQWRCWPTPDGGHIDQITQVINQIKVNPDSRRLIVSAWNVAEINKMKLPPCHAFFQFYVAEGKLSCQLYQRSADVFLGVPFNIASYALLTLLVAQVCGLQAGEFIWTGGDTHLYLNHLEQAQLQLSREPRSLPQMLINPAVTSIFDFTYDDFKLENYNPHPAIKAPVAV; translated from the coding sequence ATGCGGCAATATCTTGACCTGATTGATCATATAATACAAAAAGGAACCCGGAAAGACGACCGGACCGGCACGGGTACTCTTAGCGTTTTTGGTTATCAGATGCGCTTTGATCTGGCGGAAGGCTTTCCGTTGGTAACTACCAAAAAAGTGCATTTAAAATCGATTATTCACGAGCTGTTGTGGTTTTTAAAAGGGGAGACTAATATAAAATACTTAAAAGATAATGGCGTATCCATTTGGGATGAATGGGCCGATGAAAACGGTAATTTAGGTCCGGTGTACGGTTCGCAGTGGCGGTGCTGGCCTACGCCCGACGGCGGCCACATCGACCAAATTACGCAAGTAATTAACCAGATTAAAGTTAACCCGGATTCGCGCCGGTTGATAGTGAGCGCCTGGAACGTAGCGGAAATCAATAAAATGAAACTGCCGCCTTGCCACGCGTTCTTCCAGTTTTACGTGGCCGAGGGTAAATTATCCTGCCAATTGTACCAGCGCAGCGCCGACGTGTTTTTAGGCGTTCCGTTTAACATTGCTTCTTACGCTTTGCTTACTTTACTGGTGGCCCAGGTATGCGGATTGCAAGCCGGTGAATTTATCTGGACCGGGGGCGATACGCATTTGTACCTCAACCATTTAGAACAAGCCCAACTGCAACTCAGCCGCGAGCCCCGCTCTTTGCCGCAAATGCTTATAAATCCGGCGGTTACTTCTATCTTCGATTTTACTTACGATGATTTTAAACTCGAAAATTATAATCCGCATCCGGCTATAAAAGCGCCGGTAGCCGTATAA